The sequence AATCTGTGCACGTGTTGCATACCAAACATCAGTAAACTGTTTGGTATATTCGATAAAACGTCTTAATGCCGCTAAACGTGCTGGCCGTCCAACCAAGCGGCAATGCAATCCAATACTCAGCATTTTAGGGCTGATTTCCCCCTCCATGTAAAGCTCATCAAAAGCATCTTTTAAATACTGATAGAACTGCTCACCACTATTAAATCCCTGAGGTGTTGCAAATCTCATATCATTGGTATCAAGGGTATAAGGAACGATGAGCAATGGTTTAGAGTAATTTTCATCCCAGTAGGGTAAATCATCTGCATAACTATCGGCGCAGTAGAGAATATCTTCTCGCTCTGCAATAAGTGCCAATGTGTGAGGACTGGTTCTACCCGTGTACCACCCTTTCGGTTTACTACCCGTCACCCGTTGGTGAATCGCGATGGCTTCTTCCATATGAGCCTTTTCTTGCTCTGGTGTAAAATCTTGATAGTGGATCCAACGCAAACCGTGGCTAGCAATTTCCCACTCAGAATCCAACATTGCTTGCACTGCATCCGGGTTTTTCTCTAATGCTTTAGCAACGCCAAAAACAGTGACCGGAATCTCTTCTTTGTTAAACAAGCGGTGTAGACGCCAAAATCCAGCGCGGCTGCCATATTCGTAAATAGACTCCATACTAAGGTGCCTGTCCTTATAAGACTCCGCACCAACAATCTCAGATAGGAATTTTTCAGATCCTTCATCACCATGCAGCACACAGTTTTCACCCCCTCTTCATAGTTAATGACAAATTGGAGTGCGATTTTAGCCTTATTAGGCCAATTCGGGTTTGGAGGGTTTTCTCCATAACCGACCAAGTCCCTTGGATAATTGCTGCTCATAACCATTCCTTTTAGAGCTTCAAAACTGTACAAATTCCCATGACATTACGTTCTCATGCAAATGGGATGTTAATAACTTAAGTGTAGTTTGTTAAGCAATTTTCTGACCAAGTGTTCAGGAAAATGAAATATCAGGCTAAATTGAGGCCTTTCAGTACAATATCTACAGTAAAGCTTTCGGCATCTAAAAACTCTTCGTCTGAAAGCGGCCTACCCTTAATTAACTCAATTTCGCTATCAAAATCGGCATAAAACTGAGTTGTTCCCCATATAAGAAATAGTAGATAAAGAGGATTTATACTGGGGATCAATCCAGCATCAATCCATTCATGAATCACGTTGACTTTACTTTTGGACCAAGCCACCATCGGTTGCTCGATAGCATCGCGAATGTTAGGGGCTCCCTGAATTATTTCCATTGCAAAAATCTTTGAGCGCATAGGGTGTGTTCGGCTATAACGCATTTTTTCAATGATATAGCGACGTATGACCTCATCCGGCGCAAGATTGCTACTTTCAATAGAAAAACCTTGATTCCACATTTCAAGTATGTCGGTAAGCAGCGCTTTGTATAGGCCTGTCTTCGATTTAAAATAATAGAGGATATTTGCCTTTGGCAACTCAACGCTATCAGCGATAGCTTGCACCGAGGTTCCCTTATAGCCATATTTAGCAAATTCTTGCTCAGCTGCATGCAAAATTCTCTGCCGGTTTCTGGCTCGGATTGCGCCACCCTTCTCTACTGCATGTTCTCCATTTTCTACGTCAGACATATTCATTCCATTTATCGTTAATTCGGTTATTTTAGATAACTTTTGCTCTCGCACCTTTTTGGTCACAACGGCACTCTATCTGCTCACATATTTGCATCAAATTGGTGCATCCGCACCATTCTAGACGCAATATCGCGCGCAATATAACTACATATTCGTAACAAACCTTGAGTTTACTGATGAGTTGAACAATTGGTCAGGTTATTGCATTAACCATTCCAATTATAAGACAGGAATCGACACACCATGACCAATGGACATCTATTAGAGCTCTGGAACGTGAGTAAATTTTTCCCGGGGGTAATAGCAAACAACAATGTAAACATGACTCTTGAAAAAGGGGAAATACTCGCATTACTAGGCGAAAATGGCGCAGGGAAGTCAACGCTAGTCAAAATGATTTACGGAGTAAACCGGCCAGATACCGGTGCGATAATGTGGAAAAATCACGAAGTGGATATTCGCTCGCCTAACCAAGCAAGAGCAATGGGTATTGGTATGGTTTTTCAACACTTCTCTGTGTTTGAAACCTTAACGGTTTTAGAAAACATCGAGCTCGGACTAGACAAAGAGTTCCTTGATACAGTGGACAACTTAAAACAACGCGTTATCGAAATCAGTAAAAAATATGATCTACACGTTGAACCAGATCGCTATGTGCATAGTTTAAGCATTGGAGAACGCCAACGCTTAGAAATTTTACGCTGCCTTATACAAGAAGTAGAGTTGCTCATCCTTGACGAACCCACTTCAGTATTAACACCTCAGGAAGTTGCTGGCCTATTCCGAGTCCTTAAAAAGCTCACTAGCGAAGGGTGTAGTATTCTCTTTATTAGTCACAAACTAAAAGAAGTCACGGCTTTATGCGACAGAGCCATAATTCTTCGTGGTGGCGAAGTGAGTGGTGAGTGTATCCCAGCACAAGAAACACCCGAAACCATTGCAAGGATGATGGTTGGTAGTGATGCAGAACTCTCTGAAAGCTACCCGAAAAACCTTACTGAAAACATTTTATTCGAAACAGTCGATCTCACTCTTCCTCCTGCTCATCCTTTTGGCTGTGGACTGAATAAAGTAAACCTACAACTAAGATCAGGTGAAATCCTCGGGGTTGCCGGTGTGGCAGGCAATGGGCAAGAAGATCTTCTAGAGGCGATTAGTGGCGAAGATTGCCGAGCGAGTAAAGAAAGCATTACCTTTGCAGGCAAAGCCATCGGTCATATCAATGCTGGAGGAAGACGTAAACTTGGCATGGCTTACGTACCAACAGACAGGCTAGGTCAAGGCGCTGTGCCCGAGATGAGCTTAACTGACAACACGCTACTGACAAATAGCAGTTCCTTAGTCAAAAATGGTTTTATCCTAAAGAACAAACTAACTCAGTTAGCTGACAAAATCATAACGGCCAACAAGGTTAAATGCCGAGACAGAAATGCCCAAGCAAAAAGCCTTTCTGGCGGAAATTTACAAAAATTCATCATCGGTCGAGAAGTGGATCAAAACCCGACTCTGCTAATTTGTGCCCACCCTACATGGGGGGTAGATATAGGAGCAGCCAGTGCCATTCACCGACAGTTAGTCGCGTTAAGAGATCAAGGGGCTTCAATTTTGGTTGTATCAGAAGATATCGACGAACTATTCGTAATTTGTGACCGTATAACGGCCCTATATGAAGGCGCGTTAGCACCAATTGTCGAAACCAGTAAAACAAATATTGAACAGATTGGACAATGGATAGCAGGCAGCTTTATTGACCATACCGAGGTCAAGCCCGAGGAGAACTCAAATGCTTAAAGTTGAACCAAGAATTGAGAGCTCAAAATTGATGACTTGGCTCTCTCCGGTTATTGCAATCATATTAACAATGATCGTTTCTAGCCTAATGTTTATCTCTTTGGATGTGAGTCCTATCAAGGCATTTGAGGTCTTTGTCATTTCACCACTGAGCGACAGCTACAATTTGGGTGAATTGATGGTGAAGTCAACACCATTGCTGCTTTGTGCTGTTGGGTTAGCGTTGTGTTATCGCGCAAATATCTGGAACATTGGAGCTGAAGGGCAATTGCTTATCGGAGCGGTTGCAAGCAGTGCCATTGCAATACAAATGGGTGAAGACGCTGGTGGTGGTTCATTACTTTTAGTCCTTGTCGTTGGCGCTATTAGTGGCATGTTATGGGCGGCTATACCTACTTTATTAGAACGTATTTTTAATACTAATCTCATCCTAACCACCATTATGCTTAATTACATTGGTCTTTATACCCTGTTATGGGCGGTACATGGCCCACTTGCCGATCCGCAAGGGTTTGGTTTTCCAGAGTCTGTTTTATTTGCTGACGGAGTAATGCTACCCATTATACAAGAGGAAGGGCGTGCTTCGATTTCAATTATTATTGCCGTAATTATTGCGCTTTTATCTGGCCTTATGCTCTATAAAACCCTACCGGGCTTTAAACTGAGAGTATTTGGTGAAGATAAATCAGCAGCCAGATATGCGGGCTTTAGCAGCAACAAAATCGTATGGGGTGTAATGTTATTCGCAGGTGCGCTTGCCGGATTTGCAGGGGCATCAGAAGTGACCGGCCCTATAGGACAACTAATTCCTTCTGTATCCCCCGGCTATGGATACGCAGCAATCATCGTGGCTTATTTAGGTAGACTAAACCCGATTGGTATCATTGTTGCGGCGCTCTTTATGGGAACACTTTACATGGGAAGTGACTTAGCTCAGATAGAACTTGGGCTACCAACCGCGATTACGGGTCTATTTCAAGGCACCCTACTGTTTTTCTTACTGGCATGTGACTTCCTTATTTTTTATCGCATCGCAGTTAGAAGAAGAAACCCCAAACACAATATCCCTACCATTGTGGACGGCGCAATCGTAGACACTCAACAAGAATCGGGAGCAGCCTAATGGATATGGACCTACTGCAACAAATATTAATCGCGGCACTCAAAACTGGAACTCCCTTGTTACTCATCGCACTAGGTGAACTGGTTTGCGAAAAATCAGGTGTACTCAACCTTGGTCAAGAAGGCATGATGCTGATGGGGGCAATGGCGGGATTTGCAGGCGCTTTCTACACCGGAAGCTTAGGCATGGGTATTGCCCTAGCGATCTTTGCAGGCATGAGTATGTCTTTGATATTCGCCACCCTATCTCTAAGCCTTAACACCAATCAAGTTGCAACAGGCTTAGCATTAACCATATTTGGAACAGGGTTGAGCTCTTTCATGGGTGGTGGCCTTGTTGGATCTACGATTCAAGGCTTTACTCAAATTGAAATTCCGGTTTTAAGTAGCATTCCATTTATTGGTCAAATCCTTTTTAATCAAGATATTATTGTCTACGCCAGTTTCGTTATCGTTGGAGCAACATGGTGGGTTCTGCAGAAAACACGAATAGGTTTAACTATCCGTGCTGTGGGCGAAAATCCACACTCGGCTAACGCGCTTGGTATTAAAGTATTAAAGGTTAGATACCTTGCTGTCTTGTTTGGTGGAGCAATGGCTGGATTTTCTGGTGCTTACATGTCACTCGCCTACACCCCAATGTGGATGGAAAACATGACCGCTGGTCGTGGTTGGATAGCACTTGCCTTAGTTGTTTTCGCATCCTGGAGAGTGGGTTATTTAATGCTTGGCGCTTATTTGTTTGGCTTTGCTTCTATCCTACACCTAGTGATGCAAGGGTTTGGGTTCGATATATCGCCAAACCTACTCGCCATGACGCCTTACCTAGCAACGGTAGTGGTGATGGTTATGATTAGTTCGAACTCCTTGAAGCAGAAACTTGCGACACCGATGAGTTTAGCAAAACCGTTTGATCCGAAGCTGCATTAAACCGAAGCTAGGTTTTCTAGCCGACAATAAACGCTGTTGAACCTTAAACCGCTCATTCTTAAATGAGCGGTTTTTCATTCCCACTGATATCAATCACTTAAGAAATTATCAATTAGCAAAAAAAATGAAATGTTGTCCTGCAAAGGCCTGTAGCGAGGTTAGATAACTCATTTTATTCCGAGAAATTACGCGCCCAGAGTGTCACTGTTTTTTTAGAAAACATATTGGTTTTCCCATTTATTTAAAAACCACATTCGAAACATATCACTTACAACAAGTTAACATCGTATTAAGTTGGTGCACCCAACGCCTTGACTTGCACCAAACTGATACATCGGAACGCATCAAACCCTGATCATATCACTCCATTAAATGCATCCCTTCCCCATCTAGACCCTGACAAGCCTTTATTTACAAGGCGTTAACAAAAACGGTAAATTATTTTTCAAAAATATCACCATGTGGTCAGGTTTTTGCAATCAACTAGAGACAAAGCGCTAAATCGAATTGGTTCTCACTTCTAGTAAGCTGATTTCACCACACTAATTCGTACTGGTTACCAAATTTAACAACTATTGAAATGGAGTATTTCATGAAACTAAACCGATGGATGAGTGCAGCCGCCTTATCAATTACCACACTTTTATCTTCTGCTGTTTTGGCAGAAGAACAGATGAAGGTTGGATTCGTTTATGTAGGTCCAGTGGGTGACCACGGATGGAGTTATGAGCACGATCAAGGCCGCCAAGAAATGGAAAAACATTTTGGTGAGAAGGTAAGCACGACTTATGTAGAAAGTGTACCTGAAGGTGCCGATGCAGAGCGTGTTATCACACAGTTAGCAAAATCAGGCCACGACGTCATTTTTACAACTTCTTTTGGTTACATGAACCCAACTTTGAAAGCAGCAAAACGCTTTCCAAAAGTTAAATTTGAACACGCTACAGGCTATAAACGTTCTAAAAACGTATCTAACTACGCACTAAGAACCTATGAAGGTCGTTACGTATCTGGTGTTGCAGCAGGTATGGCAACAAAAACCAATACAATAGGATACATCGCTTCTTTTCCAATTCCAGAAGTTATCCGCGATATCAACTCTGTCTACCTCGGTGCTAAAAGCGTAAACCCTGATATTAAACTTAAAATTGTTTGGGTTAACACTTGGTATGATCCAGGAAAAGAGTCTGATGCGGCAAACGCTTTGATTGACCAAGGCGTAGATATCATGATTCAACATACTGATAGCCCAGCACCACTCATTGCAGCAGAAAAACGTGGCGTTATGGGAATTGGTCAGGCTTCTGATATGAGCGGTTTTGCTCCTAAAGCGCACATGTTCTCAGTTCGTGATGTATGGGCACCACATTATATCCGTACGGTTCAAGAAGTTATGGACGGAACTTGGAAATCTGAAGATTACTGGGGTGGCTTCGCAGATGACATACTACAAATTGCTTCGGTAAACCCAGACCTACCTGCTGACATCAAAGAGGCGATTACTGCCACACATGCTAAAATTAAGTCAGGTGAGTTTCACCCTTTCACTGGTCCAATGAAGGATAACAGTGGTAAAGAAGTTATTGCAGCAGGACATACGCTGACAGATACAGAGCTTGCGGGCGTTAATTGGTACGTTGAAGGTATCGACGCAAAAATTCCAAACTAATCCCCCAACAAGAGACTCACTTGCTTTTTTAGTTCGTGAGTCTTTTTTTACCCATTTACTTGACCAAGTGGACAACTTTCTAGCAACAGAGGACGTTATGTTAGAGATCATGATTAACGATGAAATCGTTCAAGTAGAAGCTGCTGCCGTTGACAGTATGCTACTCACGTACTTAAGAGAGCAGCAAGGATTGACTGGCTCTAAAGAAGGTTGTGCCAGTGGTGACTGCGGTGCTTGTACTGTTGTGATGGCGGATTTAGATGAAGACAGTAACCTACGTTATCGACAAGTCAACGCATGCATTACCCCCATTCATGCTTTACACGGTAAAAAAATCGTTACGGTTGAACATTTAAGACAAAATGGCGAATTACATCCCGTACAAAAGGCGGTTGTTGATAACCACGGTACTCAATGTGGCTTTTGTACTCCGGGTATTGTTATGTCTCTATATGCCCTCTCTAAACAAAAAAATCGCCCAGAAAACCCTGCTGATTATCTATCGGGAAACCTATGCCGATGCACCGGTTATGGGCCCCTTATCGACGCGGCAAACACCATCGCAGATGCCAATATTGAAGACCCTTTAAGCAAAGATGAAGACAAGTTGGTCAATTGGATGGGTTCAAGAGCACCACAAAATACGGTCAACTATTGGAAGCCTACAAATAGACAAGAACTTGGTGAACTTCGAACCAATCATCCCGATGCAAAACTGATTGCTGGTGGTACAGATTTAGCGCTTGAAGTAACCCAACAACTGCAACGCATTGATAAAATGATTGACCTGTCGGACGTGAAAGATCTTCAAGGTATTACGAAAACAAAATCCGGTTGGAGAATTGGTTCTGCCGTTCTGCTTTCTAAATTACACACTTTTATGCGCGCACATTATCCAAGTACAGATGAATTAATTGAGCGATTAGGTAGCCTAACGATTCGAAACAGAGGCACGCTTGGTGGCAGTTTAGGCCACGCCTCACCGATTGGGGATATCGCCCCGCTTCTTATCAGTTTGAATGGTCGTATTGAAATAGATAATGGTAAAGAGAAGCGGTTATACGCGCCTGAAGATTACATTACCGGTTATCGCGAAACCCTAATCAAGGCAGACGAATGGATAAGTGCCATTCATATCCCTATTCTTGCTCCCAATCAAAAACACGCAATCTACAAAATCAGTAAAAGGTTTGAAGATGATATCGCTACCGTTGTATTGGCGATAAACCTCACATTTGGCAATGATAACCGTATCAAGGCATGTATTCTGTCCGCCGGTGGTATCGCTGCAAAATCGGTTCGACTGTCTCAACTAGAAAGCTTATTTATAGGCCGCCATTTCACCCCAGAGCTCGTTCGCAAAGTCCAGAAACAGGTACCAAATTTCATCTCCCCTATTGGCGATGTTCGAGGAAGTGCTGAGTATCGCGTGCAGCTAGTAAAAAACCTTATTCAACGCTTTTATCTTGAATGTA is a genomic window of Vibrio algarum containing:
- a CDS encoding TetR family transcriptional regulator C-terminal domain-containing protein translates to MSDVENGEHAVEKGGAIRARNRQRILHAAEQEFAKYGYKGTSVQAIADSVELPKANILYYFKSKTGLYKALLTDILEMWNQGFSIESSNLAPDEVIRRYIIEKMRYSRTHPMRSKIFAMEIIQGAPNIRDAIEQPMVAWSKSKVNVIHEWIDAGLIPSINPLYLLFLIWGTTQFYADFDSEIELIKGRPLSDEEFLDAESFTVDIVLKGLNLA
- a CDS encoding ABC transporter ATP-binding protein, with the protein product MTNGHLLELWNVSKFFPGVIANNNVNMTLEKGEILALLGENGAGKSTLVKMIYGVNRPDTGAIMWKNHEVDIRSPNQARAMGIGMVFQHFSVFETLTVLENIELGLDKEFLDTVDNLKQRVIEISKKYDLHVEPDRYVHSLSIGERQRLEILRCLIQEVELLILDEPTSVLTPQEVAGLFRVLKKLTSEGCSILFISHKLKEVTALCDRAIILRGGEVSGECIPAQETPETIARMMVGSDAELSESYPKNLTENILFETVDLTLPPAHPFGCGLNKVNLQLRSGEILGVAGVAGNGQEDLLEAISGEDCRASKESITFAGKAIGHINAGGRRKLGMAYVPTDRLGQGAVPEMSLTDNTLLTNSSSLVKNGFILKNKLTQLADKIITANKVKCRDRNAQAKSLSGGNLQKFIIGREVDQNPTLLICAHPTWGVDIGAASAIHRQLVALRDQGASILVVSEDIDELFVICDRITALYEGALAPIVETSKTNIEQIGQWIAGSFIDHTEVKPEENSNA
- a CDS encoding ABC transporter permease; translated protein: MLKVEPRIESSKLMTWLSPVIAIILTMIVSSLMFISLDVSPIKAFEVFVISPLSDSYNLGELMVKSTPLLLCAVGLALCYRANIWNIGAEGQLLIGAVASSAIAIQMGEDAGGGSLLLVLVVGAISGMLWAAIPTLLERIFNTNLILTTIMLNYIGLYTLLWAVHGPLADPQGFGFPESVLFADGVMLPIIQEEGRASISIIIAVIIALLSGLMLYKTLPGFKLRVFGEDKSAARYAGFSSNKIVWGVMLFAGALAGFAGASEVTGPIGQLIPSVSPGYGYAAIIVAYLGRLNPIGIIVAALFMGTLYMGSDLAQIELGLPTAITGLFQGTLLFFLLACDFLIFYRIAVRRRNPKHNIPTIVDGAIVDTQQESGAA
- a CDS encoding ABC transporter permease, with the protein product MDMDLLQQILIAALKTGTPLLLIALGELVCEKSGVLNLGQEGMMLMGAMAGFAGAFYTGSLGMGIALAIFAGMSMSLIFATLSLSLNTNQVATGLALTIFGTGLSSFMGGGLVGSTIQGFTQIEIPVLSSIPFIGQILFNQDIIVYASFVIVGATWWVLQKTRIGLTIRAVGENPHSANALGIKVLKVRYLAVLFGGAMAGFSGAYMSLAYTPMWMENMTAGRGWIALALVVFASWRVGYLMLGAYLFGFASILHLVMQGFGFDISPNLLAMTPYLATVVVMVMISSNSLKQKLATPMSLAKPFDPKLH
- a CDS encoding BMP family ABC transporter substrate-binding protein; amino-acid sequence: MKLNRWMSAAALSITTLLSSAVLAEEQMKVGFVYVGPVGDHGWSYEHDQGRQEMEKHFGEKVSTTYVESVPEGADAERVITQLAKSGHDVIFTTSFGYMNPTLKAAKRFPKVKFEHATGYKRSKNVSNYALRTYEGRYVSGVAAGMATKTNTIGYIASFPIPEVIRDINSVYLGAKSVNPDIKLKIVWVNTWYDPGKESDAANALIDQGVDIMIQHTDSPAPLIAAEKRGVMGIGQASDMSGFAPKAHMFSVRDVWAPHYIRTVQEVMDGTWKSEDYWGGFADDILQIASVNPDLPADIKEAITATHAKIKSGEFHPFTGPMKDNSGKEVIAAGHTLTDTELAGVNWYVEGIDAKIPN
- the xdhA gene encoding xanthine dehydrogenase small subunit, which codes for MRALIGTLKVSTQKFQTNPPTRDSLAFLVRESFFTHLLDQVDNFLATEDVMLEIMINDEIVQVEAAAVDSMLLTYLREQQGLTGSKEGCASGDCGACTVVMADLDEDSNLRYRQVNACITPIHALHGKKIVTVEHLRQNGELHPVQKAVVDNHGTQCGFCTPGIVMSLYALSKQKNRPENPADYLSGNLCRCTGYGPLIDAANTIADANIEDPLSKDEDKLVNWMGSRAPQNTVNYWKPTNRQELGELRTNHPDAKLIAGGTDLALEVTQQLQRIDKMIDLSDVKDLQGITKTKSGWRIGSAVLLSKLHTFMRAHYPSTDELIERLGSLTIRNRGTLGGSLGHASPIGDIAPLLISLNGRIEIDNGKEKRLYAPEDYITGYRETLIKADEWISAIHIPILAPNQKHAIYKISKRFEDDIATVVLAINLTFGNDNRIKACILSAGGIAAKSVRLSQLESLFIGRHFTPELVRKVQKQVPNFISPIGDVRGSAEYRVQLVKNLIQRFYLECNQIPTRLNTATSATKKTTSDEVNQ